From a single Cydia amplana chromosome 10, ilCydAmpl1.1, whole genome shotgun sequence genomic region:
- the LOC134651464 gene encoding small ubiquitin-related modifier 3 yields MADEKKGESEHINLKVLGQDNAIVQFKIKKHTPLRKLMNAYCDRAGLSMQVVRFRFDGQPINENDTPTSLEMEEGDTIEVYQQQTGGSLV; encoded by the exons ATGGCTGACGAGAAAAAG GGAGAAAGCGAACACATCAACTTGAAAGTGCTAGGTCAGGATAATGCTATTGTCCAGTTCAAAATCAAAAAACACACTCCCCTGAGGAAGTTGATGAATGCCTACTGTGATAGAGCA GGATTATCAATGCAAGTGGTGCGGTTCAGATTTGACGGGCAGCCAATCAACGAGAACGACACACCAACGTCACTGGAGATGGAGGAGGGCGACACAATAGAGGTTTATCAGCAGCAGACTGGCGGGAGCCTAGTGTAA